A part of Solicola gregarius genomic DNA contains:
- a CDS encoding ROK family transcriptional regulator: MSVVPTSGPAAAPGAGDLFQLLRDGQPRTRAELAQVTGLARSTITQRVDALLAAGLIAPIGGTARTGGRPAARFAWNTASRVVLAVDLGATHMSVALTDLGGSVLAETTVGMSIADGPVAVLDRVAVAASEMLEEADQPELAGIGVGIPGPVEHATGKPTNPPIMPGWDAFDVPGHLGKTFDTTILVDNDVNLMALGEHSRQWSSHEHVLFVKVATGIGSGIIADGSLDRGAQGSAGDLGHVRVASTTAEEIVCRCGNTGCLEAIAAGPAIAARLRDAGGTAETLQDIVDAVRGGDVAAVHAVRQAGRDIGSVLATCVSLLNPSIIVLGGKLAEAGEFLLAGVREVVYQRSLPLATTGLQIVTSKTGIEAGVLGASAMVIDSVLAPEAVDAYVQRSRT; this comes from the coding sequence ATGTCCGTAGTTCCGACCTCAGGGCCGGCCGCTGCGCCGGGTGCAGGCGACCTGTTCCAGCTGTTGCGCGACGGCCAGCCCCGAACCCGCGCAGAGCTGGCCCAAGTGACCGGGCTCGCCCGGTCGACGATCACCCAGCGCGTGGATGCCCTGCTCGCCGCCGGGCTGATCGCCCCGATCGGCGGAACCGCGCGTACGGGCGGGCGACCGGCGGCCCGGTTCGCCTGGAACACCGCCAGTCGCGTCGTCCTCGCCGTCGACCTCGGTGCCACCCATATGAGCGTCGCGCTGACCGATCTCGGCGGCTCGGTGCTCGCGGAGACGACCGTCGGCATGTCGATCGCCGACGGCCCGGTCGCCGTTCTCGACCGAGTCGCGGTCGCGGCATCCGAGATGCTCGAAGAGGCCGACCAGCCCGAGCTGGCGGGCATCGGCGTCGGCATCCCGGGCCCCGTCGAGCACGCGACCGGCAAACCGACGAACCCGCCGATCATGCCCGGCTGGGACGCGTTCGACGTTCCCGGGCATCTCGGCAAGACGTTCGACACGACCATTCTCGTCGACAACGACGTGAACCTGATGGCGCTCGGCGAGCACTCGCGGCAATGGTCGAGCCACGAGCATGTTCTCTTCGTCAAGGTGGCCACCGGCATCGGCTCCGGAATCATCGCCGACGGCAGCCTCGACCGCGGCGCCCAAGGTTCCGCGGGCGACCTCGGGCACGTGCGGGTCGCGAGTACGACGGCCGAGGAGATCGTGTGCCGGTGCGGTAACACCGGCTGCCTCGAGGCGATCGCCGCCGGACCGGCGATCGCGGCCCGTCTCCGAGACGCCGGCGGCACTGCCGAGACCCTGCAGGACATCGTCGACGCGGTACGCGGTGGCGACGTCGCCGCCGTCCATGCCGTACGCCAGGCCGGCCGCGACATCGGTTCGGTGCTCGCCACCTGTGTCAGCCTGCTCAACCCGTCGATCATCGTCCTCGGCGGCAAGCTCGCCGAAGCCGGGGAGTTCCTGCTCGCGGGCGTACGCGAGGTCGTCTACCAGCGCTCGTTGCCCCTCGCCACGACCGGGCTCCAGATCGTGACCTCCAAGACGGGCATCGAGGCCGGCGTACTCGGTGCCAGCGCGATGGTGATCGACTCCGTACTCGCACCTGAGGCGGTCGACGCGTACGTGCAGCGTTCCCGGACCTGA
- a CDS encoding sugar ABC transporter ATP-binding protein, with translation MSTERDENPAPVPLLEMRGIVKQFPGVRALDGVDLTVRAGEVHCLLGQNGAGKSTLIKVLAGAYDIDEGEIRWDGETKQIGSPQEALDLGVATIYQELDLIDGLSVAENIYLGHELATGGFTRRGAAAEATRDLMRRLGHPEIRPGREVGALPSAGKQIVSMARALSHDAKVIVMDEPTAALDSDEVDGLFRVIADLRAEGAAIVYISHRLEEIRRIGDRITVLKDGRTVGTDLPASTETTTLINLMTGRSIEYVFPAKLGDVSGAEPVVQVENLSRKGEFSDVSFDVRPGEIVGLAGLVGAGRSEILETIFGARKADSGTVTIGGRRLRRGSVAAAVAAGMGLCPEERKYQGLVLDDAIYRNITMPTFGRFARFGFTNATAERRAASDAAGSVDLRPTDTSRVTRTLSGGNQQKVVLARWLLRDCRVLMLDEPTRGVDVGARSEIYALIRQLAEEGVAVLVVSSEIEEVLGLADRVLVISNGRIVHQGASEDIDEHGVLDLVMEGRVA, from the coding sequence ATGTCGACCGAGAGGGACGAGAATCCCGCACCCGTCCCGCTGCTCGAGATGCGCGGGATCGTCAAGCAGTTTCCGGGCGTCCGCGCGCTCGACGGCGTCGACCTCACGGTGCGGGCCGGCGAGGTGCATTGCCTGCTCGGGCAGAACGGCGCCGGGAAGTCCACCCTGATCAAGGTGCTCGCCGGCGCGTACGACATCGACGAGGGCGAGATCCGGTGGGACGGCGAAACCAAGCAGATCGGGTCGCCGCAGGAGGCGCTCGACCTCGGGGTCGCCACCATCTACCAGGAGCTCGATCTGATCGACGGGCTGTCGGTCGCCGAGAACATCTACCTCGGCCACGAGCTCGCCACCGGCGGCTTCACCCGCCGTGGGGCCGCGGCGGAGGCGACGCGGGACCTGATGCGGAGGCTCGGGCACCCCGAGATCCGCCCGGGCCGTGAGGTCGGCGCCCTCCCGTCGGCCGGCAAGCAGATCGTCTCGATGGCCCGAGCCTTGTCCCACGACGCCAAGGTGATCGTGATGGACGAGCCGACGGCGGCGCTCGACTCGGACGAGGTCGACGGGCTGTTCCGGGTGATCGCGGATCTCCGCGCCGAGGGGGCGGCGATCGTCTACATCTCCCACCGGCTCGAGGAGATCCGCCGCATCGGCGATCGCATCACGGTCCTCAAGGACGGACGTACGGTCGGCACCGACCTGCCCGCGTCGACCGAGACCACGACGCTGATCAATCTGATGACCGGACGGTCGATCGAGTATGTGTTCCCCGCCAAGCTCGGCGATGTCTCCGGCGCCGAGCCCGTCGTACAGGTCGAGAACCTGTCCCGGAAGGGCGAGTTCAGCGACGTCTCGTTCGACGTACGCCCCGGCGAGATCGTCGGGCTCGCGGGGCTCGTGGGCGCCGGCCGAAGCGAGATCCTGGAGACGATCTTCGGCGCTCGTAAGGCCGATTCGGGCACCGTCACGATCGGCGGTCGACGGTTGCGGAGGGGATCGGTCGCCGCCGCGGTGGCGGCCGGAATGGGGCTGTGCCCCGAGGAGCGCAAGTACCAGGGTCTCGTCCTCGACGATGCGATCTATCGCAACATCACGATGCCGACGTTCGGCCGGTTCGCGCGGTTCGGTTTCACCAACGCGACCGCCGAGCGGCGAGCGGCGAGTGACGCGGCCGGCTCGGTCGATCTGCGGCCGACCGATACCAGCCGCGTCACTCGGACGCTGTCCGGCGGCAACCAGCAGAAGGTCGTCCTCGCACGATGGCTACTGCGCGACTGCCGCGTACTGATGCTCGACGAGCCCACCCGCGGTGTCGACGTCGGTGCGCGAAGCGAGATCTACGCACTCATACGTCAGCTCGCCGAGGAAGGGGTCGCGGTGCTCGTGGTGTCGAGCGAGATCGAGGAGGTCCTCGGGCTCGCGGATCGCGTCCTCGTGATCTCCAACGGGCGGATCGTGCACCAGGGTGCGAGCGAGGACATCGACGAGCATGGGGTCCTCGACCTCGTGATGGAAGGGAGGGTCGCGTGA
- a CDS encoding ABC transporter permease, with translation MSDRTTAADEGLPAQNEESASNGPTGPTQGTQPGGRGVPASVVRNLGLVIALAVLFVYGTVTSDNFATSDNMLTILRLAAIIGVVSIGMTFVIIGGGIDLSVGAVLALASVWASTTGTLQVAEDFHWIAIVTTALIVGTAAGVINGLLIAYGRVVPFIATLAMLASARGLAELIADNKTQIVSNTGFFDFFGAEPLGIPVLVIIFVAVAAIGWVMLNRTTFGRRTFAVGGNSEAARLAGIKVQRHTLYLYALAGLCAGIGAAMMIARTTTGSSTHGNLYELDAIAAVVIGGTLLSGGRGSIVGTVLGVLILTTLTNVFIQNNLSISAQSFAKGLIIVAAVLLQQWLARRSRET, from the coding sequence GTGAGCGACCGAACAACCGCGGCTGATGAAGGGCTGCCCGCGCAGAACGAGGAATCCGCCTCCAACGGACCCACTGGTCCGACTCAGGGGACGCAGCCCGGCGGCCGTGGCGTGCCGGCGTCGGTGGTCCGTAACCTGGGGCTGGTCATCGCGCTGGCCGTGCTGTTCGTGTACGGGACGGTGACGTCGGACAACTTCGCGACGTCGGACAACATGCTCACCATCCTGCGGCTCGCCGCGATCATCGGTGTGGTGTCGATCGGGATGACGTTCGTCATCATCGGCGGCGGAATCGACCTCTCGGTCGGAGCCGTGCTCGCGCTCGCGTCGGTCTGGGCGTCGACCACGGGCACCCTGCAGGTGGCGGAGGACTTCCACTGGATCGCGATCGTCACGACCGCCCTGATCGTCGGAACGGCCGCGGGCGTGATCAACGGCCTCCTGATCGCCTATGGGAGGGTCGTGCCGTTCATCGCTACGCTGGCGATGCTGGCCAGCGCCCGAGGACTTGCGGAGCTGATCGCGGACAACAAGACGCAGATCGTGAGCAACACCGGGTTCTTCGACTTCTTCGGCGCGGAGCCGCTCGGTATTCCGGTGCTGGTGATCATCTTCGTCGCGGTAGCGGCGATCGGCTGGGTCATGCTGAACCGGACGACGTTCGGCCGGCGTACGTTCGCCGTAGGAGGCAATTCCGAGGCCGCGCGGCTCGCGGGGATCAAGGTGCAGCGGCACACCCTCTACCTGTACGCGCTGGCCGGGCTTTGTGCCGGCATCGGCGCGGCGATGATGATCGCGCGGACCACTACGGGGAGTTCGACCCACGGCAACCTCTACGAGCTGGACGCAATCGCCGCCGTCGTCATCGGGGGCACCCTGCTGTCCGGTGGCCGTGGCTCCATCGTCGGCACCGTGCTCGGCGTGCTGATCCTGACCACGCTGACCAACGTGTTCATTCAGAACAACCTCTCCATCTCGGCGCAGTCCTTCGCCAAGGGGCTGATCATCGTCGCGGCGGTCCTGCTACAGCAGTGGCTTGCCCGGCGTAGCCGAGAAACCTAG
- a CDS encoding substrate-binding domain-containing protein — protein MSRLTRRLAGGVGLAAAVTLVATGCTNSSDDDGDDNNAQTATSNNDKPGETVTIGFSAPAADHGWIAAISDAAQEEAKEYEDIDLKVAEGTSEINQQISQVETFINDKVDAIVLLPIDGAGLTNVALKAMEAGIPVVNVDREFDSPFAARTTILGDNYGMGVSAGKYICDEADGDTGAIVAEIAGIDSLPLTQDRSQGFKDALDDCGLDVDNRVAADFTVEGGQRAASNLLQAAPKIDYLWNQDDDQGVGVMAAIEEAGRDEFTMIGGAGSRNMMDLIKADNSVIKATVLYPATQAADGIRLARLIAQDKALSDLVEVEVPRTIVLSAPVVTKDNVDEYIDAAFDS, from the coding sequence ATGTCCCGATTGACCCGCCGTCTCGCCGGAGGGGTCGGCCTGGCCGCTGCCGTCACGCTGGTCGCGACCGGCTGCACGAACTCCAGCGACGACGATGGCGATGACAACAACGCCCAGACCGCTACCAGCAACAACGACAAGCCTGGTGAGACCGTCACCATCGGCTTCTCCGCTCCCGCCGCCGATCACGGCTGGATTGCGGCCATCAGCGACGCGGCCCAGGAGGAGGCGAAGGAGTACGAGGACATCGACCTCAAGGTCGCTGAGGGCACCAGTGAGATCAACCAGCAGATCTCCCAGGTCGAGACCTTCATCAACGACAAGGTCGACGCCATCGTGCTGCTGCCCATCGACGGCGCCGGCCTGACGAATGTCGCGCTCAAGGCGATGGAAGCGGGAATCCCCGTGGTCAACGTCGACCGCGAGTTCGACTCACCGTTCGCCGCGCGTACCACCATCCTCGGCGACAATTACGGCATGGGCGTCTCGGCGGGGAAGTACATCTGCGACGAGGCCGATGGTGACACCGGCGCAATCGTGGCGGAGATCGCCGGCATCGACTCGCTGCCGCTGACCCAGGATCGCTCGCAGGGGTTCAAGGATGCCTTGGACGACTGCGGCCTCGACGTCGACAACCGGGTCGCGGCCGACTTCACGGTCGAGGGTGGCCAGCGCGCTGCCTCCAACCTCCTGCAAGCGGCACCGAAGATCGACTACCTGTGGAACCAGGACGACGATCAAGGTGTTGGTGTCATGGCCGCCATCGAAGAGGCCGGGCGCGACGAGTTCACCATGATCGGCGGCGCCGGGTCCAGGAACATGATGGACCTGATCAAGGCCGACAACTCGGTGATCAAGGCGACCGTGCTGTACCCGGCGACCCAGGCCGCGGACGGCATCAGGCTGGCGCGGTTGATCGCACAGGACAAGGCGCTGTCCGATCTGGTCGAGGTCGAGGTGCCGCGCACCATCGTGCTGTCCGCGCCGGTCGTGACCAAGGACAACGTCGACGAGTACATCGACGCGGCCTTCGATTCCTGA
- a CDS encoding Gfo/Idh/MocA family protein: MTRPDLGVGMVGYAFMGAAHSHAWRTAPEFFELPMRPRLRALAGRNVDAASATAQRFEWESVTPRWQDLLTRDDVDLIDICTPGDTHAEIAIAALEAGKHVLCEKPLANTVDEAERMAKAAEAAAQASGVRAMVGFTYRRTPAVAYARRLVADGRIGTIRHVRAQYLQDWLSDENAPLTWRLDKNKAGSGALGDIGAHIVDLAQFVSGDRIVRVNGMLETFVETRPVEGVASGIGGVGTTDAERGPVTVDDAVAFLARFDGGAFATFEATRYASGRRNGLRLEINGTEGSLAFDFEDMNVLNFYDATQPSAEQGFRRIIVTQPEHPYLEGWWPPGHGLGYEHGFTHQVVDLVTDLAEGRQPHPSFADGLSVQRVLAAVESSAADGGWKEASG, encoded by the coding sequence ATGACGAGGCCAGATCTTGGTGTCGGCATGGTCGGGTACGCGTTCATGGGCGCCGCCCACTCGCACGCCTGGCGTACGGCGCCGGAGTTCTTCGAGCTGCCGATGCGACCGCGGTTGCGGGCGCTCGCCGGTCGCAATGTCGATGCGGCGAGCGCCACCGCGCAGCGGTTCGAGTGGGAGTCCGTGACCCCGCGGTGGCAGGATCTACTCACGCGTGACGACGTCGACCTGATCGACATCTGTACGCCAGGCGATACCCATGCCGAGATCGCGATCGCGGCGCTCGAGGCCGGCAAGCACGTGCTGTGCGAGAAGCCGCTGGCGAACACGGTCGACGAGGCCGAGCGGATGGCGAAGGCGGCCGAAGCGGCGGCCCAGGCCTCGGGCGTACGGGCAATGGTCGGGTTCACGTACCGGCGTACGCCGGCCGTCGCGTACGCCCGTCGGCTGGTCGCCGACGGTCGGATCGGGACCATCCGACATGTGCGTGCGCAGTACTTGCAGGACTGGCTGTCGGACGAGAACGCGCCGCTCACCTGGCGGCTCGACAAGAACAAGGCCGGCTCGGGCGCCCTCGGCGACATCGGCGCGCACATCGTCGACCTGGCCCAGTTCGTCTCCGGCGACCGGATCGTGCGCGTCAACGGGATGCTCGAGACCTTTGTCGAGACCAGGCCCGTCGAGGGCGTCGCGTCCGGTATCGGCGGCGTCGGTACGACCGATGCCGAACGCGGACCGGTCACCGTCGACGACGCCGTCGCGTTCCTCGCTCGATTCGACGGAGGCGCGTTCGCGACCTTCGAGGCGACCCGCTACGCCAGCGGCCGGCGTAACGGGCTGCGCCTCGAGATAAACGGCACCGAAGGATCGTTGGCCTTCGACTTCGAGGACATGAACGTCCTGAACTTCTACGACGCGACGCAGCCGTCCGCGGAGCAGGGCTTCCGGCGCATCATCGTGACGCAGCCCGAGCACCCGTACCTCGAGGGATGGTGGCCACCGGGTCACGGCCTCGGGTACGAGCACGGCTTCACCCACCAGGTCGTCGACCTGGTCACCGATCTCGCCGAGGGTCGCCAGCCGCACCCGTCGTTCGCCGATGGGCTGAGCGTGCAGCGGGTGCTCGCGGCAGTCGAGTCGAGCGCGGCGGACGGTGGCTGGAAGGAGGCGTCCGGCTGA
- a CDS encoding family 16 glycoside hydrolase, whose translation MSTHRFRRAHIGLAAVAVAVAGLAVVPAPSSAADVPGVTQRVFELGRNLETLCTLKDSQTPNVDVRKDNVDWSTTDDFGGYDDRFLVHVLGTITVPADGTYTFRLTSDDGSKLFVDDAEVIDHDGLHEATDKDGDVELTAGAHDLRVEYFEATNEQVLKLSWKPPGAEEFTVVPQDVLTTEDPTRVTAPGVKQCEGDDDSPGDGLPLGDVHPDYDLTDLRPEGFEPDVSGMAWFPDGRLAVLTWGKDQESHSGKLYVLRNVTGKTGSEQVKVRKVADELREPQGVAIVKGKIYVAQKHELSRLVDADRDGTYEKTKTIAKLPTSGNFHEFAFGLLYKKGYFYLSLSVALEKSGSSVDPQPAKNRGTSLRINAETGKIDYVAGGLRTPNGMGWGPDGSVLVTDNQGDWLPANKLVQIKRGAFYNHYTNPSGRFDDNPVTQPVLWMPQNEIANSPSTPVVLKDGPFAGQLAIGDVTYGGLQRAYLEKVGGTYQGALFRMTQGLEAGVNEVSVGPDGAIYVGGIGWEGNWGQPNKLRFGLQKLDTNGKNVMDIKKMELTRRGFDLTYTKPVSAETLQDLASGYQVEQWRYSPTDTYGGPKVDEENLSVRKATASQNGKRVSLTIDGLRPGRVVHVRSPRPFTSAGGQELWSTEAWYTLNKLPGYKDPATSKGLYESEEAQLSGGAALATDHTSYSGAGFVAGYGSKGAATVHRVTAKKSGKQQVRIRYSNGPDPSDGPKTLGLFVNGKFVKQVTFPSTGDWQTWAYVNSKLALRKGSNTIELRNRKADTGHVNLDFVKLGSDSDICRAAKPSKGYASLFDGTLASLGGWRMAGPGAFARRHDCTLRTVGGMGLLWHQDELEDYSLKADWKLSGDDNAGVFVGFPDPGDDPWVGVDHGHEIQIDATDADDKTTGAVYGFQGADLEARDKALKPPGEWNSYRLRVEGNRIRIYLNGTLINDYTNTDENRMVPPSFVGLQNHGNDDTAYFRNIEIKKLEGGR comes from the coding sequence GTGTCCACTCATCGATTCCGTCGAGCGCACATCGGGCTTGCCGCCGTTGCCGTCGCCGTCGCCGGCTTGGCAGTCGTGCCGGCGCCGTCGTCCGCGGCGGACGTGCCCGGCGTGACGCAGCGCGTGTTCGAGCTCGGTCGCAACCTCGAGACCCTGTGTACGTTGAAGGACAGTCAGACGCCGAACGTCGATGTACGTAAGGACAATGTCGACTGGTCGACGACCGACGACTTCGGTGGGTACGACGACCGCTTCCTTGTCCACGTACTCGGCACGATCACCGTGCCCGCCGACGGTACGTACACGTTCCGCCTGACCAGCGACGACGGCTCGAAGCTGTTCGTCGACGACGCCGAGGTGATAGACCACGACGGTCTGCACGAGGCGACCGACAAGGACGGCGATGTCGAGCTGACCGCCGGAGCGCACGACCTACGGGTGGAGTACTTCGAGGCGACGAACGAGCAGGTACTGAAGCTGTCGTGGAAGCCGCCGGGTGCGGAGGAGTTCACCGTCGTACCCCAGGACGTCCTGACCACCGAGGACCCGACCCGGGTGACGGCTCCAGGGGTGAAGCAGTGCGAGGGAGACGACGACTCGCCCGGTGACGGATTGCCGCTCGGGGACGTGCATCCGGACTACGACCTCACGGACCTGCGGCCCGAAGGCTTCGAGCCCGACGTCTCCGGGATGGCGTGGTTCCCCGACGGTCGACTGGCCGTGCTCACCTGGGGGAAAGACCAGGAGTCGCACAGCGGCAAGCTGTACGTACTGCGAAATGTCACCGGCAAGACCGGATCGGAGCAGGTCAAGGTACGAAAGGTGGCCGATGAGCTGCGCGAGCCGCAGGGCGTGGCGATCGTCAAGGGCAAGATCTACGTCGCACAGAAGCACGAGCTGAGCCGGCTGGTCGACGCCGACCGCGACGGCACGTACGAGAAGACGAAGACGATCGCGAAACTGCCCACGAGCGGCAACTTCCACGAGTTCGCGTTCGGCCTGCTGTACAAGAAGGGCTACTTCTACCTGAGCCTGTCGGTCGCGCTCGAGAAGTCCGGTTCGTCGGTTGATCCGCAGCCGGCCAAGAACCGCGGTACGAGCCTGCGCATCAACGCCGAGACCGGGAAGATCGACTACGTCGCCGGCGGCCTGCGTACGCCCAACGGGATGGGGTGGGGTCCGGACGGCAGCGTGCTCGTCACCGACAACCAGGGCGACTGGCTGCCCGCGAACAAGCTCGTCCAGATCAAGCGCGGCGCGTTCTACAACCACTACACGAACCCGTCGGGTCGCTTCGACGACAACCCCGTGACCCAACCGGTGCTGTGGATGCCGCAGAACGAGATCGCCAACTCGCCGTCGACACCGGTCGTGTTGAAGGACGGTCCGTTCGCCGGGCAGTTGGCGATCGGTGACGTCACCTACGGGGGGTTGCAGCGGGCGTACCTCGAGAAGGTCGGCGGGACGTACCAGGGAGCCCTGTTCCGGATGACCCAGGGGCTCGAGGCCGGCGTGAACGAGGTGAGCGTCGGGCCCGACGGCGCGATCTACGTCGGTGGTATCGGCTGGGAAGGCAACTGGGGCCAGCCCAACAAGCTCCGGTTCGGGCTGCAGAAGCTCGACACCAACGGCAAGAACGTCATGGACATCAAGAAGATGGAGCTCACCCGGCGCGGCTTCGACCTGACGTACACCAAGCCGGTTTCCGCCGAGACGCTGCAGGATCTCGCCTCCGGATACCAGGTCGAGCAGTGGCGGTACTCGCCGACCGACACGTACGGCGGGCCGAAGGTGGACGAAGAGAACCTGTCCGTACGTAAGGCGACCGCCAGCCAGAACGGTAAACGGGTCAGCCTGACGATCGACGGCCTCAGGCCCGGACGGGTCGTGCACGTACGCTCGCCGCGCCCGTTCACGTCGGCCGGCGGCCAGGAGTTGTGGAGCACCGAGGCCTGGTACACGCTGAACAAGCTTCCCGGCTACAAGGACCCGGCGACCAGCAAGGGCCTGTACGAGTCGGAAGAGGCCCAGCTGTCCGGCGGTGCCGCCTTGGCGACCGACCACACCAGCTACTCCGGCGCCGGGTTCGTCGCGGGCTATGGGAGCAAGGGTGCGGCGACCGTACATCGGGTCACGGCCAAGAAGTCGGGCAAGCAGCAGGTCCGCATCCGCTACTCCAACGGGCCGGACCCGTCCGACGGCCCGAAGACGCTGGGCCTCTTCGTCAACGGGAAGTTCGTCAAGCAGGTCACGTTCCCGAGCACCGGCGACTGGCAGACGTGGGCGTATGTGAACAGCAAGCTGGCACTGCGCAAGGGCTCGAACACCATCGAGCTGCGCAACCGCAAGGCCGACACCGGCCACGTCAATCTCGACTTCGTCAAGCTGGGCTCGGATTCCGACATCTGTCGTGCGGCCAAGCCGAGCAAGGGCTACGCGTCGCTGTTCGACGGTACGCTCGCCAGCCTGGGTGGATGGCGGATGGCGGGTCCGGGTGCGTTCGCGCGTCGGCACGACTGCACGCTGCGTACGGTCGGCGGCATGGGTCTGCTGTGGCACCAGGACGAGCTGGAGGACTACAGCCTGAAGGCGGACTGGAAGCTGTCGGGCGACGACAACGCCGGAGTGTTCGTCGGCTTCCCCGATCCCGGCGACGACCCGTGGGTGGGCGTCGACCACGGGCACGAGATCCAGATCGATGCGACCGACGCGGACGACAAGACGACCGGCGCGGTCTACGGGTTCCAGGGTGCCGACCTCGAGGCCCGCGACAAGGCGTTGAAGCCGCCGGGCGAGTGGAACTCGTACCGGTTGAGGGTGGAGGGCAACCGGATCAGGATCTACCTCAACGGCACCCTGATCAACGACTACACCAACACCGACGAGAATCGGATGGTGCCGCCGAGCTTCGTCGGGCTGCAGAATCACGGCAACGACGACACGGCGTACTTCCGCAACATCGAGATCAAGAAGCTGGAGGGTGGCCGCTGA
- a CDS encoding sugar phosphate isomerase/epimerase family protein — MTRPITLFTGQWADLPFEEVARLASEWGYDGLEIACWGDHFDVWAAVEDDSYVQGKRDLLARYGLEVYAISNHLKGQAVCDDPIDQRHRDILPDRIWGDGDAEGVRQRAAEEMKTTARAASKLGVNTVIGFTGSAIWKYVAMFPPVGADVIDAGYQDFADRWNPILDVFDQEGVRFAHEVHPSEIAYDYWSATRALEAIGHREAFGLNWDPSHFVWQDLDPVGFLWDFQDRIYHVDCKDAKKQTGNGRNGRLGSHLPWGDPRRGWDFVSTGRGDVPWEQCFRTLNAIGYEGPISIEWEDAGMDRLVGAPEALAYVRANLFDAPDAAFDAAFSASSE, encoded by the coding sequence ATGACGCGACCAATCACCTTGTTCACCGGCCAATGGGCGGATCTGCCGTTCGAGGAGGTGGCCAGGCTGGCGTCGGAGTGGGGGTACGACGGGCTCGAGATCGCCTGCTGGGGCGACCACTTCGACGTGTGGGCCGCGGTCGAGGACGACTCGTACGTGCAGGGCAAGCGCGACCTGTTGGCGCGCTACGGCCTGGAGGTGTACGCGATCTCGAACCACCTCAAGGGCCAGGCGGTGTGTGACGATCCGATCGACCAGCGCCACCGCGACATCCTTCCCGACCGCATCTGGGGCGACGGTGACGCCGAGGGCGTACGCCAGCGGGCCGCGGAGGAGATGAAGACGACTGCCCGGGCAGCGTCGAAGCTCGGCGTGAACACCGTCATCGGCTTCACGGGCTCCGCGATCTGGAAGTACGTGGCGATGTTCCCGCCCGTCGGCGCCGATGTGATCGACGCGGGCTACCAGGACTTCGCCGACCGGTGGAATCCGATTCTCGACGTGTTCGATCAGGAGGGTGTGCGGTTTGCCCACGAGGTGCATCCGAGCGAGATCGCGTACGACTACTGGTCGGCGACGCGCGCCCTCGAGGCGATCGGGCACCGGGAGGCGTTCGGCCTGAACTGGGATCCGTCGCACTTCGTATGGCAGGACCTGGACCCGGTCGGCTTCCTGTGGGACTTCCAGGACCGCATCTACCACGTCGACTGCAAGGACGCGAAGAAGCAGACCGGCAACGGCCGCAACGGCCGGCTGGGCTCCCATCTGCCGTGGGGCGACCCGCGGCGCGGTTGGGACTTCGTGTCGACCGGCCGTGGCGACGTCCCGTGGGAGCAGTGCTTCCGTACGCTCAACGCCATCGGCTACGAGGGACCGATCTCGATCGAGTGGGAGGACGCCGGGATGGACCGCCTCGTCGGCGCGCCCGAGGCGCTCGCGTACGTCCGAGCCAATCTGTTCGACGCTCCCGACGCGGCGTTCGACGCGGCGTTCTCGGCATCGTCGGAGTAG
- a CDS encoding M15 family metallopeptidase yields MTLRTARTGARRARSLILATVVAIAAILVGVLGHPLWTASSSLASLPTPAEPRERLEGAVPDGVTVFDDEFPAVTNIEPDLLSALRQAASDAADDEIEFYVNSGWRTPAYQDQLLQEAVSEYGSEEEAARWVATAETSPHVSGDAVDIGDDDATAWLSEYGAAYGLCQIYANEPWHYELRPEASENGCPPPYADPTEDPRMQQ; encoded by the coding sequence ATGACTCTCAGAACCGCACGTACCGGAGCCCGTCGAGCTAGATCACTCATCCTGGCTACCGTTGTGGCCATCGCGGCGATCCTCGTCGGCGTCCTCGGGCACCCGTTGTGGACGGCCTCGTCTTCGTTGGCATCACTGCCCACCCCCGCGGAGCCGCGCGAGCGCCTCGAGGGCGCCGTCCCTGACGGGGTGACCGTCTTCGACGACGAGTTCCCGGCCGTGACCAACATCGAGCCGGATCTGCTCAGTGCCCTCCGCCAGGCGGCATCCGACGCTGCCGACGACGAGATCGAGTTCTACGTCAACAGCGGCTGGCGAACACCCGCCTATCAGGATCAGCTCCTCCAGGAGGCGGTCTCGGAGTACGGCTCAGAGGAGGAAGCCGCCCGATGGGTCGCGACCGCCGAGACGTCTCCGCACGTCTCAGGCGACGCGGTCGACATCGGGGACGACGACGCGACGGCGTGGCTGTCCGAATACGGCGCGGCGTACGGGCTGTGTCAGATCTACGCCAACGAACCGTGGCACTACGAGCTTCGCCCCGAAGCAAGCGAGAACGGCTGCCCACCCCCGTACGCCGACCCCACCGAGGACCCGAGGATGCAGCAATGA